TTGTCAAATCTCTAGCAATTAATTCTCCTGATTCTCCCGTTTCTTCTAGTAATCAAAAAGTCAATATCTTTAATCCAGAATTTGCAGATAAAATTACTTGGGCTAGTGATCAAATTGAAGTCCACATTCTCAAAGATGGTAATCGTATTGTTACAGGTTATCAAGGTTTATTGGAATTAAGCTAATTTTAGGGAGGCTGAAAAATCAAGATACAGCACTTTCTAATGTTATGAAGTACAGTTTTTTATCACCAAACCCGTAGGGGCGCAGGGCCTGCGCCCTCCATTGTGTTTCATAAGAACGAGAATTGCTGTAAGTTTGTTTTTCAGTCTCTCTCAGTGAAAAAAGTCTATAAAATTTCAACGTTTAAAAACTATCATTTTATTACCCACAACTGGACTACGGGCAATTATTTTCTCTTGAAAATCAACAACTTCTAAATGGATAAAATTAAGTTCTTGGGAACGTTGTAATATATCCGCTGCTAGTTTGTCCTGTTGAGATTTTTCCAGGTTATACCAAATATCGCTAATTTTCACAGTTAAATCGCTGGTACGGAAATTAGCTTGAAGAGGTTTTATGAGTTGAGAAATAATATTTTTATCCTGCGTATTTTTAACAGCAATGGTAATATCTGAAAACTGATTTTCAATTGCTGCTAGTAAAGCTTGTTCAGGTGTTAATTCGATAACTGGAGTTGGGGTAGTTTCAGTTTCTATAACCGGAGTTGGTATGACTTCCGGTTCAACAACTGGGGTGGGGGTTGGTATGACTTCAGGTTCTATAACTGGGGTGGGAGTTGGTTCTGGTTCTATAACTGATTTTGGTGGGATAACCTCTTCTACCGGGGGAACAGTTGCGACTTCCACAGATTTAGGAATAAACATAAATGTAGTTATTCCTATTGTCACCACAAAAATTACTGCAAAAATCCCTGTCAGCACCGTATCTGATACATTATTAGATATATTTGATGGTAGAAATAAGCGGAATGTCCTTAAAAATCCATCCCAACGCCATAAAAAATTAGTTTTTTTCTGAGTATCAGCGGGTGTTTCTGTCTCCAGTTTAACTACTGTAGTTTCTAAAACACCAATCGTTCCCCGCAAAACTTGGATAATTGCCGTTTTCCAAATTGGTTGATTTTTTTGATAGAGTGTAGGTGCGGGTTCACTTCTTGGTTTTCTACGTTTTTCTCCTGACATGGAACTTTTACCCAAATTAGCGAATCAAAAATATCAATACCTTGTCCAAATTGGAAAAAGTCTTGATTTGTAGGTTGGGTTGAGGTACGAAACCCAACAAATGCGTTGGGTTGCGCGATCGCTTAACCCAACCTACGAAAAATGGACAAGGTATTGAAATGTAGAAAACGTATTGTGACTATAATCATCTATTGTGCCATTTTAATAAAATATGAATATTAACCGCCGTCAATTTTTGTTTTTAAGTGGAATCAGCACCATAGCATCTGGATTTTTGAGTGGGAAATTGTCAAATTCAAATTCTCTCATACAATCAGCAACAGCAGCTAAACCAGTCAAAAAAGATTTATTATTGCGTTTTGTCTCCGTTGCTGATACAGGAACTGGGACTAAAGGACAATATGCTGTAGCAAATGCTATGAATTTTTATCATCAGCAAAATCCTTATAATTTGGTAGTTTTAGCTGGTGATAACATCTACAATAATGGGGAAATTGAGAAAATAAATGAAGTTTTTGAACGTCCCTATCAACCTTTACTAAAAAATGGTGTCAAGTTTCATGCTTGTTTAGGCAATCATGATATTCGCACTGATAATGGTGTTCCCCAAGTTAAATATCCTGGTTTTAATATGCAGGGACGTTATTACACATTTAGTCAAAATAAAGTTCAGTTTTTTGCGTTAGATACTAATGGTAATGCTGATTGGAAAAATCAATTAATTTGGTTAGATAAAGAATTAAGTCTGAGTAAAGCACCTTGGAAAGTTGTCTTTGGTCATCATCCGATTTATTCGTCTGGTCATTATGGAAATAATACAAGTTTTATTAAAACCTTTACTCCTCTATTTAAAAAATACAATGTTCAACTTTATATCAATGGTCATGAACATAATTATGAACGAACTCGCGCTATTAATGGAACTACCTATTTAATCTGTGGTGCTGGTGCTGGTAATCGTCCAGTTGGTCGTTCTCAATGGACAGAATATTCAACCAGTGATTTGAGTTTTGCTGCCTATGATGTGTATGCAGATAGAATGGAAGTGAGTGCTATTGGTACTAATAATCGCGTTTTTGATCAGGGTGTAATTAAATTAAATAGTGTTTAATGAAAGGAGTCAGGAGTCAGGAGAAGAAAGAACGAGTCAGGAGGAAGAAAGAAGAATAATCAATATCAAAGAACTTTTCCTCCCCCTATTTCCTGTTCCCTGTTCCCTGTTCCCTGTTCCCTACTATTTAGTAATGGTTGAGGTTGATTCCTGCTTCTTTTGCCATTGCGTCTAAACCTTTAAATTCTAAGGTTTTGATGGCTTTGGTGGAAAGTTTCAATTTTACCCAACGGTTACCAGCAGGCCACCAAACCCGCTTTGTTTGCAGATTAACGTGCTGTAGACGCTTGGTGTGACGGTTAGAGTGGGAAACGGAACAAGCGTTATTGGCTTTTTTACCAGTTAGTTCACAACGACGGGACATAATAAATATCTCCTAGAGTTCTATTTTAAGACAACCTTCCCATTATATCTCAACAAGTTCGGGAAAAAGAATAATTATCTAGTATCTGGGGAATTATGGCAAGCATTACCGACCTTTTGAGAAAATCTTAGAGGATGTTTGAAAAGTGGTATTCCGTAATTTTCATCACATTGCTACCCCCCTTAGTCCCCCCTTGTAAAGGGGGGAAACAATAAAAATCCAGTTCCCTCCCCTTTACAAGGGGAGGGTTAGGGTGGGGTAAAAAATATTTGATACATCAACCATAACTTTTCAAACACCCTCTTAATCTTGACTTTTGATTACTTGTGTTATTCTTGTGTATATACAAAATGTATTTATAAAGTAAATGGAATTTGAATGGGACGAACATAAAAATCAACACAATCACAAAAAACATGGACTTAGGAATGTGAATTAAATAAGGTGCAAAAGTAGGGTGTGTTAGCGACAGCGTAACGCACCATTCCAGGTTACATCAGAATTGCAGGTTATTAAATTTGCGTTCCTTAGCTTTGAGGAAGCACAAGAAATTTTTCAGGGAATCGTTTTTACGTCAATTGATGAACGATTTGACTATGATGAAGAAATTAGAGAAATTACTATTGGTGCAATACAAGGAATTATTGTTGTTACCGTAGTCCATACCGAAATAAACGGTAAAATCCGTCTAATTTCAGCCCGAAAAGCCACCCCTAAAGAAAGGAGACAATACTATGAATATCTCGCCGCAACGTCTTGAAGAAATCCAAAATATCCCAGATTCTGCTATTGATACTTCTGATATTCCCGAATTAGATGATAACTTTTGGCAAACCGCTAAAATGGTGAAACCTATTACTAAAAAAGCTATTTCCATTCGCTTAGATAGTGACGTTTTAGAATGGTTTAAACACCAGGGAAAAGGCTATCAATCAATGATTAATACTGTGCTGCGTTCTTATATTAACCATCAAGAAAATCTCTAAAAAAATAAAGTGTTACAACCGACTTCTCCGAGAAGTCGGTTATCTGGCTGTTTACTTGCTGGCTTGTTCTGTTAGCTTGGTGAGTACGTCATTGGAACGTTCTACAAAGGATTTCATCCCATCTGCATCAAAGCCTTTTTGCGATATAAGTGCCAAATCATAAACGTGCTGACACATCATATTAACTAATTGGCTAGATTGTGACTCCCCATCACCCTGAATAATACTACCTTGACTGAGATTAACCAAGTTTTGAATTAACGGGTGAGCAGTATTTACTAGTAAAATATGTTCTTCGGGGAATTCGACGGTTTGCTGCTGCATCATAGCACTCATTTCTCGCATCCGCCGCAGAAATTCGGGTAATAACACCATTGCAGGTGGTGTTCCCTGTGGGTCGTCTGATTTTAAGGACTCGGTGCGGATGTTGAGTTTTGGCTTGTTGAGGGCTTTCTCAAATAGTTCTTTAATGACTTCTCCTTTGGTCTTGTTGGTGGTGGGGTCAACAATTTCGCTGGTTTTGTCATCGAGAAGAGTGTTATCGAGGTCAGAGTCTACCCGTGTAAATTTAACATCCCGATATTCTTGTTCTAGGAAGTTAATGAAGTGGGTATCAATGAAGGAGTCCATAAAGAGGACTTCTAAACCTTGATTTTTGTGCAGTTCTATGTATGTGGATTGAGTAGCTGCATCGGTGCTGTAGAATACCTTGTTTTCGTGACGTTCTTTGTTCCGTTCTAGGTATTCTTTCAGCGTGGTGTAGGGGATGCTAGTCGCGTTTGCTGGGGTAACATCTTGCCAAACATCACCGTCAGCAGATTGAACTTCAACGGCTGCGGTGTCGGCTACAGGGGCTTCTAATTTGGCTGTACTGCGGAAGATGATGATGTCTTCAACTTGTTTTTTGAATTTATCATCGTTGAGAACGCCAAATTTCACGAATGTTCCCAAGTCTTTCCAGGCTGTTACGTATTGTTCGCGGTTATCACGGTATAATTCTTTGAGTCTATCGCCGACTTTTTTGGCTATATAATCTCCTATTCTCTTAATAGTGCGATCGCCTTGTAATGCACTTCGAGAAACGTTCAAAGGTATATCAGTGCTATCAATCACGCCCCGCATGGGCATTAAAAACTGGGGAATAATTTCCTCACAGTTGTCACTGACAAACACCTGATTGCAGAATAACTTAATTTGTCCCTTGGTGACATCTACATCAGGACGCATTTTCGGGAAATACAAAATCCCGTTAATCACAAAGGGATAATCTGTATTCAAATGCACCCACAGCAAAGGTTCTTCTTGGAAAGGATACAAATAGCGGTAAAACTCTAAATAATCTTCCTTGGTGAGATTAGTGGGAGATTCCCGCCATGCAGCTTTTTGTTTATTTAAAACTTCCCCATCCATTTTAATGGGAACTGACATGAAATCGCAGTAAGTCTTGACAAGATTCCTAATTCGTGCTGGTTCTAAAAATTCCTCTTCTTCCCCTTCTAATCTGAGGATAATCGTAGTTCCGCGACTGGTGCGGGAAGATTCATCTAAAATAAATTTGGGTGAACCATCACAAGTCCAACGCACGGCTTGTGCGCCTTCCTGGTAAGATAAAGTATCAATTTCTACTTGCTTTGCTACCATGAAGGATGAGTAGAAACCCAAACCGAAATGACCGATAATCGGTTGATCTGCCTTACCTTCATACTTGTCAATAAATTCTTCAGCACTGGAGAAAGCAACTTGGTTAATGTATTTTTTTACTTCCTCTGCTGTCATGCCAATGCCATTATCAGCTATTGAGAGAGTTTTGTTGTCTTTATCAATGCTAATTGTAATTTCCGGTTCACCAATTTCGCCATTGTATTCCCCAGCGCGGGATACCATGTTTAACTTTTGGATAGCGTCTACCCCGTTGGATACCAGTTCCCGCAAGAAGATTTGATGATCTGAGTAGAGAGACTTCTTGATAATCGGGAAAATATTATCGGTATGAATACTGATATTGCCTTGTTCTAACATAGTTATCCGTCGGTTTTACTTGCAGATATATTTTATGAAAATCAATTTTCGGTGATTTTATCGCTTTTGGGGTCAGGAATACCTCTTCATTATGATTCGGATTACACTACCAGGATTATTGTTGATGGTTTTAGGCATTTATAATAAAAATTAAGTATATTCAACTATCTTGAGGAATAATTCTATGGAACCGATAACTTTAGCTACTGCCATTACTACCATATTTCTCACTGGAGTGTTACAGAAACAGGGTGAAAATTTTAGTGATTTTTTCATGCAAAAGGTTGGTGAAGCGCTTGCTGTCATTCGCAAGCATTCCCCAGAAACAGCAGCAGCGTTAGCAGCAGGGAATCCAGAAGTATTATCTCTCAATTCAGAAGTTTTACAACAAATTCCCTCAAATCCGATTTTTGCGGAATTAGTTGCTACTGCTGACACAGAGGAAAATACCACATTTCAGGAAAAGTATCAAGCGGTGAAAGCTGGTGGCACAATTAATATTATTGGTAAACAGATTAATATTTCCCAAGCTGGTACAGGCAATACTCAGCATAATACCTTTAGTAACTTCTGAACTTATATTATATGGATAAGTATCTGATCGTTTTAGAAAGAACTGAAACAGGATTTTCCGCATACTCTCCTGATGTTTGGGGTTGTATTGCTACGGGGGAGACATTGGAAACAACGTTAGAGAATATGCGTTCAGCTTTAGTTTTCCATCTTCAAGATAGTACATCAATTCCCCCACCTCGTGGTATTGATGCTTATTTGGATGCTTTACGTGAGTCAGAGGGTGAGGAATTTTATCTAACCCATATTGGGGTAGAAGTTTTAAAGTGAGAAATTTAATTCAGGAGGTTTGAGTTATGGAAGAATTACTAGAACTTCAACAATTGCTGATTAATGGCAATATTCCTGGTGCATTGCTGCTAGTTGAAGAGATGACTGAAATGAGCAAAGATGATAAACTGAATAAGATTTTTAGTTTTGGCAAAATTATTCTTCTGCATCTAATTAAGCAAGCTGCGGAAAAACGAACAACTAGATCATGGGATTTGTCTATTGCTAATGCAGTGAAAGAAATTCAACGCACAAACAAACGTCGTAAAGCTGGGGGAATGTACTTTACAAGTGAAGAATTGCGAGAAACTTTAGAAGATGCTTATGAATTATCATTGAATGGTGCAGCAAAAGAAGCATTTGAAGGTAAATATGAAACCGAAGAATTAGCAGCAATGGTAGATAAGGAAATGATATTACAACAAGCTATTGCTTTAATCTTAGAAAATGTCATATAGACAACAATAATTTTCTCGTTGTTATACTTTGTTTCTCGTTCCCATACTCTGTATGGGAATGAATTCTAGAAGTCTCTGACTTCAATAATAGCAGAGACAGAGCCTCAATGATAGCATTCCCAGTCTGAGACTGGGAACGAGATAACTAGATAAACTAGCAGCAATGGTAAATAAAAAATGATTGACAAACAAATAAATATCCAACAAGACGGACAAGGTAATGTTATAAATAACTTCTTTTCTTCTCAACCCACACAACTACAAGGAAACCCTTTCAAACTACCTCAACCCCGTGAGGGTGGACTGTTTGGACGAGAAAAAAAATTAGAAGAACTCCATGAATTATTGCAAAGTGGTAAAAACGTTTGTGTTGTTTCTGGAATGGGAGGAGTTGGGAAAACTGGACTGGTGCGAGAATATGCCAATTTAACAGAATGTACATCATTCTTTACTGGTGGAATCTATTATATTGATGCCAGAGATAGGCAAAATATGGCTGCGGAAATTATCGCTTTGACTAAATGGAGATTTAAAGCCGAATTACCAGCAAATTTATCTACTCAACAAATGGTAACGGCTTGTTGGCAACAATGGAAATACCAAACAGAAAATGTATTATTGATTCTTGA
The DNA window shown above is from Anabaena sp. WA102 and carries:
- a CDS encoding metallophosphoesterase family protein; the encoded protein is MNINRRQFLFLSGISTIASGFLSGKLSNSNSLIQSATAAKPVKKDLLLRFVSVADTGTGTKGQYAVANAMNFYHQQNPYNLVVLAGDNIYNNGEIEKINEVFERPYQPLLKNGVKFHACLGNHDIRTDNGVPQVKYPGFNMQGRYYTFSQNKVQFFALDTNGNADWKNQLIWLDKELSLSKAPWKVVFGHHPIYSSGHYGNNTSFIKTFTPLFKKYNVQLYINGHEHNYERTRAINGTTYLICGAGAGNRPVGRSQWTEYSTSDLSFAAYDVYADRMEVSAIGTNNRVFDQGVIKLNSV
- the rpmB gene encoding 50S ribosomal protein L28, which codes for MSRRCELTGKKANNACSVSHSNRHTKRLQHVNLQTKRVWWPAGNRWVKLKLSTKAIKTLEFKGLDAMAKEAGINLNHY
- a CDS encoding BrnT family toxin, with protein sequence MQVIKFAFLSFEEAQEIFQGIVFTSIDERFDYDEEIREITIGAIQGIIVVTVVHTEINGKIRLISARKATPKERRQYYEYLAATS
- a CDS encoding BrnA antitoxin family protein, coding for MNISPQRLEEIQNIPDSAIDTSDIPELDDNFWQTAKMVKPITKKAISIRLDSDVLEWFKHQGKGYQSMINTVLRSYINHQENL
- the htpG gene encoding molecular chaperone HtpG, whose amino-acid sequence is MLEQGNISIHTDNIFPIIKKSLYSDHQIFLRELVSNGVDAIQKLNMVSRAGEYNGEIGEPEITISIDKDNKTLSIADNGIGMTAEEVKKYINQVAFSSAEEFIDKYEGKADQPIIGHFGLGFYSSFMVAKQVEIDTLSYQEGAQAVRWTCDGSPKFILDESSRTSRGTTIILRLEGEEEEFLEPARIRNLVKTYCDFMSVPIKMDGEVLNKQKAAWRESPTNLTKEDYLEFYRYLYPFQEEPLLWVHLNTDYPFVINGILYFPKMRPDVDVTKGQIKLFCNQVFVSDNCEEIIPQFLMPMRGVIDSTDIPLNVSRSALQGDRTIKRIGDYIAKKVGDRLKELYRDNREQYVTAWKDLGTFVKFGVLNDDKFKKQVEDIIIFRSTAKLEAPVADTAAVEVQSADGDVWQDVTPANATSIPYTTLKEYLERNKERHENKVFYSTDAATQSTYIELHKNQGLEVLFMDSFIDTHFINFLEQEYRDVKFTRVDSDLDNTLLDDKTSEIVDPTTNKTKGEVIKELFEKALNKPKLNIRTESLKSDDPQGTPPAMVLLPEFLRRMREMSAMMQQQTVEFPEEHILLVNTAHPLIQNLVNLSQGSIIQGDGESQSSQLVNMMCQHVYDLALISQKGFDADGMKSFVERSNDVLTKLTEQASK
- a CDS encoding type II toxin-antitoxin system HicB family antitoxin, whose protein sequence is MDKYLIVLERTETGFSAYSPDVWGCIATGETLETTLENMRSALVFHLQDSTSIPPPRGIDAYLDALRESEGEEFYLTHIGVEVLK
- a CDS encoding DUF29 family protein, yielding MEELLELQQLLINGNIPGALLLVEEMTEMSKDDKLNKIFSFGKIILLHLIKQAAEKRTTRSWDLSIANAVKEIQRTNKRRKAGGMYFTSEELRETLEDAYELSLNGAAKEAFEGKYETEELAAMVDKEMILQQAIALILENVI